TGGTTGAGCGGATTCCAAACCGAGGGGCGATCGTCACCCGCATCAGCTTCGAACAGATCCTGCAGATCTACTGTGCGCGTGAAGCGCTGGAAGGCATGAGCGTACGGCTCGCCGCGCAACTCGCCCCCCCCGGCGAATGGGACGACCTGATTGAACTGTTCGGCGCCCCGATGGAAACGGCGCTGGACAATGGCGATTTCGACTTCTATCTGGAGGGCTACGACCGCTTCCGGCAGCGCGTCGTCAAGAACGCCGGCAATCCCATTATTCAAGGCATGCTGGATTCCATTATGGAGCGCACACAGGCGGTGATCCGCCGCGCCATCGTGCTGCCTGGCCGGGCCAAGCTGGGCTTGGCGCACCACAGGGCAGTGCTGGCCGCGCTTCGGGAGCGCGATGCAGAAAAGGCGGAGGCGATTCGCCGGCAAAGCCTGCGCGAAGCCGCGGAGTATCTCAGCAAATACCGCAAGTTCATCGTTTGACCACAAAAAGAACATAAAAGGAAAAGGAGACCTGCCCGATGCTGTCATTCGTCCATCGCGCCGTAGGCGCGGCCGCCCTCGCGCTCGCCGGGCTGGCACTTTCCCCCTTGCCGGCACATGCGCAAGACAAATACCCGAGCCGCCCCATCAAGATGTATGTCGGCTTTTCCGCAGGCAGCGCGACGGACATCGTGGCCCGCGTGGTGGCGCAGCATCTCTCGGAGCGCCTCGGGCAGTCCATCGTGGTGGAAAACAAGACCGGAGTGGGCGGCAGCCTGGCCGCGGAAGCGGTCGCGCGCTCCGCGCCGGATGGCTACACCCTGCTGACAGTTTCCAGTGCTATTGCCGTCAACCCAGCGGTCTACCCCAAGCTTTCCTTTAACGTCGAAAAGGACCTCACGCCAATCGTACTGGTGGGTCGCCTGCCAACTGTTCTACTGGTCAACAACAACTTTCCCGCAAAGTCCCTGCCGGAATTCCTCGCATATGCACGTAGCCATCCCAAGAAAGTCAACTATGGCTCGTCCGGCGTAGGGGGGTCTACCCACCT
The genomic region above belongs to Cupriavidus oxalaticus and contains:
- a CDS encoding GntR family transcriptional regulator; the protein is MGVAARTIRKQELPGQKAERGTTKAGSPIDVAAELRARIARHDLLPGTKLVEQELAQEFGTTRPRIREAFAALEQHGLVERIPNRGAIVTRISFEQILQIYCAREALEGMSVRLAAQLAPPGEWDDLIELFGAPMETALDNGDFDFYLEGYDRFRQRVVKNAGNPIIQGMLDSIMERTQAVIRRAIVLPGRAKLGLAHHRAVLAALRERDAEKAEAIRRQSLREAAEYLSKYRKFIV
- a CDS encoding Bug family tripartite tricarboxylate transporter substrate binding protein — its product is MLSFVHRAVGAAALALAGLALSPLPAHAQDKYPSRPIKMYVGFSAGSATDIVARVVAQHLSERLGQSIVVENKTGVGGSLAAEAVARSAPDGYTLLTVSSAIAVNPAVYPKLSFNVEKDLTPIVLVGRLPTVLLVNNNFPAKSLPEFLAYARSHPKKVNYGSSGVGGSTHLSTEYLATLTGTSYTHVPYRGNAQAIAALLGGEIDMVTDTILLAAPNIQAKRVRALAISSQSRSPLAPDVPTFAEAGLQGYDGSLFFGLMGPKDMPPEVVARLNRELNELLKSSPELRQRLQSAGGLDLIGGSTTAFRDMLHKEVALWRDVVRNANVTAPQ